One region of Elephas maximus indicus isolate mEleMax1 chromosome 23, mEleMax1 primary haplotype, whole genome shotgun sequence genomic DNA includes:
- the LOC126066621 gene encoding protein POLR1D-like, which translates to MEDDQELERKAIEELLKEAKRGKTRAETMGPMGWMKCPLAGTNKRFLINTIKNTLPSHKEQDHEQKEDNKEPAKSQTQKEGSPKKHRTHPYKHSVQARSRTRYSPPRKRSTQEKSQRRSNKR; encoded by the exons GAAAGCGATAGAAGAACTGCTTAAGGAAGCAAAACGTGGGAAAACGAGAGCAGAAACTATGGGACCTATGGGTTG GATGAAGTGTCCTCTTGCTGGTACAAATAAAAGATTTCTAATTAACACAATTAAGAACACACTGCCCTCCCATAAAGAGCAAGACCATGagcaaaaagaagacaacaaGGAGCCTGCGAAAAGCCAGACCCAGAAGGAAGGAAGCCCGAAGAAACACAGGACCCATCCTTACAAGCACAGCGTCCAGGCGCGGAGCAGAACCCGGTACTCGCCTCCGAGGAAGCGGAGCACCCAGGAGAAGTCCCAGAGGCGCTCAAACAAACGATGA